The Pedobacter ginsengisoli region GAAAATTGTGGTACTTACTTGAAAAATTATGGGAAATTGGCCCTCTTTGGTGATCAATCAAATAAAGTGTATCAGGTGCAGCAGAGCTTAAAGGGGTATCCTGTGGCAAAAGTGGAATTTGATGAGATTATGCATCTGCAAAATGCAAAGAAGTCTAATCATTAGGCAATACATTATCTTATTGCCAATTCTTGTTTCTGGTGTTGGAGAATACTATCTCTGATTGAATTGAGTAAAGGGAGGCCAACTTTACAATCCAGACTTTGTCTGAAATGTTGGTGATCCTCGTGGTCTATTTCAATTGTAGCAATTCTTTCCTGTTGTTCATTATAAATCTGATATTGCTCGTTTTCGAGTGCTTTTATACTCAGAAAACGTCCGAAGACACTGGTGTCAGTAACTTCTATTTTAAACTGTTCCATAGTATTTAGGGTTTGTGTATTGTGCATAACAAACTAGACTATAGATTGTTCCGGAAAATAATAAATTTTACTGTAGCCGGGTTTTCTTATATTCGGTAGGGGTCATACCGTACTTGTTTTTAAATATGGTAGAGAAATAAGTGGGCGAGGAGATGCCAACCATATAAGTGATCTCGGAAATTGAGTATTCTTCGTTGCTTAAATAGTACTTCGCTTTTTTAAGCCTGCGGTTTAAAATATAGTCCGTTATACTACAGTTTAATAAGGCTTTAATTTTACGGTACAGTTGAACTCTGGATATCCCAATAGCTTTGCTGATATCATCAACACTAAAGTGTTCATTGCTTAGGTTATGTTCTACAATGCCCGCAAAATCATTTAAGAATTTTTTGTCAATAAGATTATTGGCAGTTCTTTTAACGCCTGATGACGAAATATCACTTGAGTAATGCTCTTTTAAAATAACCCTGTTTTTAATAAGGTTCTCTACATTGGCCTGTAGGTATTCAAAATTAAATGGTTTGGTAATGTATACATCGGCCATGCTTTGAATACCATTTACCTGTTGCTCAATGCTTCCTTGCGCAGTTAGTAATATTATAGGAATGTGTGATGTTCGGATATCTGATTTTAATTGATGAGTTAGGTTTTTTCCGGATATTCCCGGTACTACAACATCAGTAATAATCAGGTCCGGAATTTTTTCATATGCTTCTGCTAATCCATTGGTGCCTGTAGAGGCAGTAAATATCTCGAAGGTAGTTTCAAATTTATGTGTTAAATAATCCAGGAGATCCTGATTATCCTCTATAATTAATATGGATTGATCCTTAATGTGTTCAAATGTACGATCTTTCTCGTTGCTTACAGCCTGATCATGTTCTGTAGTGTATATTTTTACCTGATCATAAAGCTTGGCACTTTGGTGTTCCTGTGTGGCTTTTTCATTGTTGGTTAGGTGGTCTTCTCCTAAAGGTAGGGCTATTGTAAATGTAGTTCCCTGCCATTTTTTACTGGTTACAGAGATGTTACCTTTATGCAAAAGAATTAATTCTTTTGAAAGCGATAGCCCTAAGCCTGAGCCTCTGCTGTAATTAAGCTCTGATTGGTAGAACTGATCAAAAATATGTTTAAGTTCTGTATCGGTCATTCCTACACCATTGTCTTCTACATCAATATGAACAGTGCCTTCCATTTTACCTATTGAAATATATATCCTGCCATTGTCGCTGGTAAATTTTAAAGCATTACTAAGAAGGTTAAATATCACTTTGTCCAGAATATTTACATCAAACCAAACTACGCCAGGACTTTCTTTTACTATTAACCTCAAATCTATATTGCGTTTTTCGGCACTGTGTTTAAAGCTGTCCAGAATTTCTTTTATAAAATCTATTAAATTATTGGCAGTAGCATGTAGTTTAAATTTCTTGTGCTCAATTTTTCGGTAGTCCATTAACTGGTTTACTAGTCTAAGCAGCCTGTATACATTTTTGTAAATCAGTTTAAGGTTACTGCCAGCTGCTAATTTTATCTTTTCATTTTTAAGCAGATCCTCTAGTGGCGATAAGATAAGTGTTAATGGTGTTCTGAATTCGTGAGATATGTTGGTGAAAAAGTTAAGTTTAGCCTCTGTAGCTGCCTGAGCCTTTTCAGACATTTCAATTAATTGATTTCGTTGATTTAAGATCTCGGTATTCTTTAGTTCCAGGCTTTTATTAATTTTTCTGTTCTCTAGCAAAGCATGAAATGCAAGCCCACCAAATACAACAGCTAGTACAAGTGTAATTACAATAAAATTTAATACAAGCCTTTGGCTATTGTATACCTTAAATTGGTCGGCCAGTAAAGTTTGCTGACGTTCTATGTCACTTTGCTGACTGTTTATTCTTGCCCATTGAAGTTTCATTAACTGCACATTACTGCTATCTATAACTACAGTTTGCAGTATATTTTCTTTAGAGAATGATTCTTTGTTTAAGATTCGCATGGCGATGTTAATGGCTTCTTTACCACCGGTTGGGTAAAGTACACTTGCAGTAAGTGTTTGGTTGCTCACCAGGTTTAAGCCCCCTCCATTGCCAGGCAAAGCATCAACACCAATAACTTGTATTTGGTGGCTAAAGCCAAGCTTTTGAAGTACTTTTCTGGTACTTGTTGCCATTACATCGTTGTGGGCAAATATGGCATCTACGTTTTTAAGCTTATCCTTGTTTTTAAGTAATTCAATCTCGGTGTTTTCGCCAAGCCAGTCACCATAAAACTGTCCGTTTATTTTAATTTGAGGATGTTTTTTAAGCGCATCTGTAAAACCTTTATCGCGCTCAATAGCAGGCGAGGAGCCAGGTAGTCCCATTACTTCTATAACATTTCCTGATCCTTTTAAGCTGTTGGCCAAATATTCGCCCGCTATTTTGCCTACCTGGTAATTCTCTGCACCAACATAAGCAGTATAAAGAGCTGAAGAAGTTTTACGATCGATTACGATTACAGGGATTCCTTTATTATAAGTGTCTTCAACTATTTTAGTTAAAGGAAGTGCCTCATTTGGTGAGATGATCAGCAAATCTATACCCTCATCAATCATCTCTTTTACCTGATCAATCTGTTTGCTGCTGCTGTTATTGGCATCAGCATAGCTTAATTTAGTTCCCGGGCGAAGCGATAGCTCTGTTTTCATTTCATCGAGCATTGTTTTGCGCCACAAATC contains the following coding sequences:
- a CDS encoding substrate-binding domain-containing protein — encoded protein: MQIITAFWLILALTGCSDKKEAKEYKIGFSQCVGSDLWRKTMLDEMKTELSLRPGTKLSYADANNSSSKQIDQVKEMIDEGIDLLIISPNEALPLTKIVEDTYNKGIPVIVIDRKTSSALYTAYVGAENYQVGKIAGEYLANSLKGSGNVIEVMGLPGSSPAIERDKGFTDALKKHPQIKINGQFYGDWLGENTEIELLKNKDKLKNVDAIFAHNDVMATSTRKVLQKLGFSHQIQVIGVDALPGNGGGLNLVSNQTLTASVLYPTGGKEAINIAMRILNKESFSKENILQTVVIDSSNVQLMKLQWARINSQQSDIERQQTLLADQFKVYNSQRLVLNFIVITLVLAVVFGGLAFHALLENRKINKSLELKNTEILNQRNQLIEMSEKAQAATEAKLNFFTNISHEFRTPLTLILSPLEDLLKNEKIKLAAGSNLKLIYKNVYRLLRLVNQLMDYRKIEHKKFKLHATANNLIDFIKEILDSFKHSAEKRNIDLRLIVKESPGVVWFDVNILDKVIFNLLSNALKFTSDNGRIYISIGKMEGTVHIDVEDNGVGMTDTELKHIFDQFYQSELNYSRGSGLGLSLSKELILLHKGNISVTSKKWQGTTFTIALPLGEDHLTNNEKATQEHQSAKLYDQVKIYTTEHDQAVSNEKDRTFEHIKDQSILIIEDNQDLLDYLTHKFETTFEIFTASTGTNGLAEAYEKIPDLIITDVVVPGISGKNLTHQLKSDIRTSHIPIILLTAQGSIEQQVNGIQSMADVYITKPFNFEYLQANVENLIKNRVILKEHYSSDISSSGVKRTANNLIDKKFLNDFAGIVEHNLSNEHFSVDDISKAIGISRVQLYRKIKALLNCSITDYILNRRLKKAKYYLSNEEYSISEITYMVGISSPTYFSTIFKNKYGMTPTEYKKTRLQ